One Maribacter cobaltidurans genomic window carries:
- a CDS encoding HTTM domain-containing protein translates to MGSIIEKYIKAPMEAAPLAVFRIFFGFMMLFSIIRFWANGWIDKLYIQPKFFFSYYGFEWIKPLGDLTYLLFIVCGVSAFFVALGYRYKTAIVIFFLSFTYIELMDKTTYLNHYYFISILSFLMIFLPANTYFSVDAWRNRTKAFQYIPAWSVNSIKLLLGIVYFYAGLAKLNSDWLLKAMPLKIWLPSKFDIPYIGGLLGQEWVQYAFSWSGALYDLAIPFLLLVKRTRPYAFLLVIIFHVLTRVLFPIGMFPYIMIVSALIFFDADVHQRILNGVAKIFKIDVGRFKNNMAFKYRSPLRRKFVLGLISIFFIIQLTFPFRYLLYPGELFWTEEGYRFSWRVMLMEKTGYAQFKIVNGDTGRWFYVNNSDFLTPFQEKQMAFQPDFILEYAHFLKNHFEKDGHKSVEVYVDCKVSLNGRLSTQFIDPKIDLTSQKESFLHKNWITPFKDEIKGI, encoded by the coding sequence ATGGGATCGATTATTGAGAAATATATTAAAGCTCCTATGGAGGCCGCCCCTTTGGCGGTCTTTCGTATTTTTTTTGGTTTCATGATGCTTTTTAGTATCATAAGATTTTGGGCCAATGGATGGATCGATAAACTGTACATCCAACCCAAATTCTTTTTTTCCTATTATGGATTTGAATGGATAAAACCCCTGGGTGATTTAACGTATTTACTTTTTATAGTCTGCGGGGTTTCGGCATTCTTTGTCGCCTTGGGTTATCGGTATAAAACGGCAATCGTTATTTTCTTTTTAAGTTTTACTTATATAGAGCTGATGGACAAGACCACTTACTTGAACCATTATTATTTCATCAGTATCCTCAGTTTTTTGATGATTTTTCTACCGGCGAACACCTATTTTTCGGTAGATGCTTGGAGAAATAGGACTAAGGCCTTTCAATATATACCGGCATGGTCGGTAAATAGCATAAAATTACTCTTAGGCATTGTCTACTTTTATGCCGGTCTTGCCAAGCTGAATTCGGATTGGTTGCTCAAGGCCATGCCCTTAAAAATATGGTTGCCATCAAAATTTGATATACCGTATATAGGGGGTTTGTTGGGGCAGGAATGGGTACAATATGCGTTCAGTTGGTCCGGGGCTTTATACGATTTGGCCATACCGTTTTTACTATTGGTGAAAAGGACCCGCCCTTATGCATTTTTGTTGGTCATTATCTTTCATGTGCTTACACGGGTTTTGTTTCCCATCGGTATGTTTCCCTACATCATGATTGTGTCAGCACTCATATTTTTTGATGCGGATGTTCACCAAAGAATCCTCAACGGAGTGGCAAAAATTTTCAAAATTGACGTAGGTCGTTTTAAAAATAATATGGCATTCAAGTACCGATCACCATTAAGGAGAAAATTTGTTTTGGGGTTAATTTCAATTTTCTTCATAATTCAATTGACATTTCCTTTTAGATATCTTCTTTATCCCGGGGAACTTTTTTGGACCGAGGAAGGGTACAGGTTTTCATGGAGAGTTATGCTAATGGAGAAGACAGGCTACGCACAGTTTAAGATTGTCAATGGGGACACAGGACGCTGGTTCTATGTGAACAACTCCGATTTTTTGACCCCTTTTCAGGAAAAACAAATGGCATTTCAACCGGATTTTATTTTGGAATATGCCCATTTCTTAAAAAATCATTTTGAGAAGGATGGCCATAAGTCGGTTGAGGTTTATGTGGATTGTAAGGTGAGTCTCAATGGAAGGTTAAGTACGCAATTCATAGACCCCAAAATAGATTTGACAAGTCAAAAGGAATCGTTTTTACATAAAAACTGGATAACACCATTTAAAGATGAAATTAAGGGAATATAG
- a CDS encoding imelysin family protein translates to MKKFFGIICILAIIGACSDDSIGEGEPNPSPGEGEMFERSSMLVNWADNIIIPSYTEFSSDLATLKASLEAYQSDVNETNLIELRSSWIAAYTTWQHVAMFEIGPAESVGYQLNMNIYPTDSEKIESFIINDNYDLSLSSNRDAKGFPALDYLINGLGENDAAIVTRYNGTEKEPLFAYLNSVVDDMVNLTDSVLSEWTGGYRDTFVANDGASATASVDRLVNDYIFYFEKYLRAGKMGIPLGVFSGSPLPQNVEAYYKGDISKTLFLEGLNAVQNFFNGKSFGTNGNGESLATYLDELNSVKNGEDLALLINKQFDLAREAVLGLSTFRGEIENNNPPTDMLLAYDEVQKAVPLLKVDMVSAMSISIDFVDADGD, encoded by the coding sequence ATGAAAAAATTCTTTGGTATAATATGTATCCTTGCCATAATAGGGGCATGCTCGGATGATAGCATAGGAGAGGGAGAACCGAACCCATCGCCTGGAGAAGGGGAGATGTTTGAAAGAAGTAGTATGCTCGTTAATTGGGCGGACAATATAATTATACCCTCCTATACCGAATTCTCTTCGGATTTGGCAACCTTAAAAGCTTCTTTGGAGGCCTACCAATCCGATGTGAATGAAACTAACCTCATTGAATTGCGCTCATCATGGATTGCGGCTTATACGACTTGGCAGCATGTGGCCATGTTTGAAATTGGTCCAGCTGAAAGTGTTGGTTACCAATTGAACATGAATATTTATCCTACGGATAGCGAAAAGATAGAAAGTTTTATCATTAATGATAATTACGATCTTTCACTTTCCTCCAATAGGGATGCAAAAGGTTTCCCCGCCTTGGATTATCTTATTAATGGCCTGGGGGAAAATGATGCCGCCATTGTTACTCGCTATAATGGCACGGAAAAAGAACCACTTTTCGCTTATTTAAATTCCGTAGTAGATGACATGGTAAATCTTACTGATAGTGTTTTAAGCGAATGGACAGGCGGTTATAGGGATACCTTCGTCGCCAATGACGGTGCATCTGCAACAGCTTCTGTGGATAGGTTGGTCAATGATTATATTTTCTACTTTGAAAAATATCTAAGAGCGGGTAAAATGGGTATACCACTTGGGGTATTTTCGGGTAGCCCTTTGCCTCAAAATGTTGAGGCCTATTATAAAGGCGATATTTCCAAAACCTTGTTTTTGGAAGGACTGAATGCTGTTCAAAATTTTTTTAACGGTAAATCTTTTGGTACCAATGGGAACGGTGAAAGCTTGGCCACTTATCTGGACGAATTAAATTCAGTTAAAAACGGAGAGGACCTAGCCCTATTGATAAACAAACAGTTTGATTTGGCCAGAGAGGCTGTTCTGGGTCTGTCGACATTTAGAGGTGAGATTGAGAATAATAATCCCCCGACCGATATGTTGCTTGCCTATGATGAAGTGCAAAAAGCGGTTCCTTTGTTAAAGGTGGATATGGTTTCTGCTATGAGTATCAGTATCGATTTTGTGGACGCAGACGGTGACTAA
- a CDS encoding DUF4856 domain-containing protein, with the protein MRKFTYSLMLFTGIFFISCSSDDDGIDITTCADGVMNGDETGVDCGGSCAPCETAIENPTNYVFTRDGQNTVSFDGQTTRIKMGQELLSTFNVPTNSLQKLTGMFAHEEGADDFEDASLNASDKSLRSKVAASADYFSTNATDQALIRTKVDGFISAQVNEVYPNWEVAAAAGTAGQIADGERTRYVSGQGLEYNQLFAKSLIGSLMADQMLNNYLSPSVLDEGENIDNNDEGVVEEGKPYTTMEHKWDEAYGYAYGLNADPSNPNADLGADSFLNEYIERADSDDDFSGIADEIFQAFKLGRAAIVAKKYDVRDQQANIIRENISKVIAIRAIYYLQGGKSKLSLETPNYGGAFHSLSEAYGFIYSLQFTRKPNTGEPYFSKSETEAFLTSLLEDGENGLWDVTPDTLDTISEAIAARFDFTVAQAAE; encoded by the coding sequence ATGAGGAAATTTACATATTCATTAATGCTCTTTACAGGTATTTTTTTTATCTCTTGTAGCTCGGATGACGACGGTATAGATATAACAACCTGTGCAGATGGTGTTATGAACGGAGATGAAACGGGAGTTGATTGCGGAGGTAGTTGTGCACCCTGTGAAACAGCAATTGAAAACCCAACAAATTATGTTTTTACTAGGGACGGTCAAAATACGGTAAGCTTTGATGGTCAAACAACCCGAATTAAAATGGGGCAGGAACTACTTTCCACCTTTAATGTTCCAACTAATTCATTGCAAAAGTTAACAGGTATGTTCGCACATGAGGAAGGCGCGGACGACTTTGAGGATGCCTCCTTAAATGCTTCTGATAAAAGTTTACGGAGTAAGGTTGCAGCTTCGGCAGATTATTTTTCTACCAATGCTACGGATCAAGCCTTGATTAGAACAAAGGTGGATGGCTTCATTAGTGCACAGGTTAACGAGGTATATCCAAATTGGGAAGTAGCCGCTGCAGCAGGTACGGCAGGACAAATAGCGGATGGGGAGCGGACTAGGTATGTAAGTGGTCAAGGTTTGGAATACAACCAGCTATTTGCCAAATCATTGATCGGTAGTTTAATGGCGGACCAGATGTTGAACAATTACTTAAGTCCATCGGTTTTGGACGAGGGTGAAAATATTGATAACAATGACGAGGGAGTTGTAGAAGAAGGTAAACCCTACACCACGATGGAGCATAAATGGGATGAAGCTTACGGATACGCTTACGGTCTAAATGCGGATCCCTCTAATCCGAATGCAGATTTAGGAGCTGACAGTTTCTTGAACGAGTACATTGAAAGAGCAGATTCCGATGATGATTTTTCTGGAATCGCGGATGAAATATTCCAAGCCTTTAAGCTTGGTCGTGCGGCTATCGTCGCCAAAAAATATGATGTAAGGGATCAACAGGCCAATATCATTAGGGAGAATATTTCAAAAGTAATCGCCATACGTGCCATTTATTACTTGCAAGGAGGCAAATCAAAATTATCCTTGGAAACTCCCAACTATGGTGGAGCTTTTCATTCCCTTTCAGAAGCCTATGGTTTCATCTATAGTCTCCAATTTACTAGGAAGCCAAATACCGGGGAGCCTTATTTTTCAAAATCGGAAACCGAAGCTTTTTTGACCAGTCTTTTGGAAGATGGTGAAAACGGACTTTGGGATGTAACCCCAGATACTTTGGATACAATTTCTGAGGCAATCGCCGCTAGGTTTGACTTTACGGTAGCACAGGCCGCAGAATAA
- a CDS encoding FG-GAP repeat domain-containing protein has protein sequence MKKVTFAMLQFGLFCMIATCSLFGQNVEEGNFKKTVLTRDFISEGVAVADLNKDGLLDIIAGYYWFEAPNWEKHELAPSRVFDPYEEYSESFLNLGMDVNLDGWDDVVIIDYPGKAGFWFENPKVENQQWEKHMIADSMGIANESPGFVDIDGDGRLDILCGDVEKKQIVWLQAPLKSGEKEWKRHALSAENVPGTDRYSHGIGYGDLNKDGIKDVVIADGWFEGKKNKSSGDWKFHKTSLGEPCSHMQVLDVNGDGQQDVVSASAHKLGIWWHEQLQDGSFNTHLMSETTAQTHSSIMADLNGDGKEDYITGKRFLAHNGRDEGDADTPYLLWFEFTPGIAPYFKEHILDDDSGAGLNIVARDVNGNGKADIVISNKNGVFLFENRISAE, from the coding sequence ATGAAAAAAGTAACGTTTGCCATGCTTCAATTCGGGTTGTTTTGTATGATAGCTACGTGTTCCCTATTTGGACAGAATGTTGAAGAAGGTAATTTTAAGAAAACGGTATTGACACGGGATTTTATATCTGAGGGTGTGGCGGTTGCCGATTTAAACAAAGATGGCCTTTTAGATATTATTGCCGGGTACTATTGGTTTGAAGCTCCAAATTGGGAAAAACATGAGTTGGCACCTTCAAGAGTATTTGATCCCTATGAAGAGTATAGCGAGTCGTTTCTAAATTTGGGAATGGATGTAAATTTAGATGGATGGGACGATGTGGTTATTATTGATTATCCGGGAAAGGCAGGTTTTTGGTTTGAAAACCCCAAGGTAGAAAATCAGCAGTGGGAGAAACATATGATTGCCGATTCCATGGGTATAGCTAATGAATCACCCGGTTTTGTGGACATAGATGGGGATGGTCGCTTGGATATCTTATGTGGGGACGTAGAAAAAAAGCAAATTGTATGGCTGCAAGCACCCTTGAAAAGTGGAGAAAAAGAGTGGAAAAGACATGCCTTAAGTGCTGAAAATGTTCCTGGAACGGACAGGTATTCGCATGGAATAGGATATGGGGACCTGAATAAAGACGGTATAAAGGATGTGGTAATTGCAGATGGTTGGTTTGAGGGAAAAAAGAATAAATCATCCGGGGACTGGAAATTTCATAAAACAAGCTTGGGGGAACCTTGTTCCCATATGCAGGTATTGGATGTAAACGGCGATGGCCAGCAGGATGTCGTAAGTGCATCGGCCCATAAATTGGGAATCTGGTGGCATGAGCAGCTTCAGGACGGTAGCTTTAATACTCATTTGATGAGCGAAACCACCGCCCAGACACATTCTTCTATAATGGCCGACCTTAATGGTGATGGCAAGGAAGATTATATTACAGGCAAGCGTTTTTTGGCGCACAACGGTAGGGATGAAGGAGATGCCGATACTCCATACTTGTTATGGTTTGAGTTTACCCCGGGAATTGCACCATACTTTAAGGAGCATATTTTGGACGATGATTCCGGGGCCGGACTTAACATTGTAGCTCGGGATGTTAACGGCAATGGAAAAGCGGATATAGTAATATCTAACAAAAATGGGGTATTCCTATTTGAGAACAGGATTTCTGCGGAATAG
- a CDS encoding PVC-type heme-binding CxxCH protein — protein MKKHKMARLYIKVVLAFVFVASCKQNEGKEKIVQSVERDSTVINREYTLEASMLGYFAPDGTRNPILKANKGDRVRITIINMENMTHDISMENLGITSKTLNEVGESASITFWADSDDTYFCTVPGHRAAGMVGEFKIVDGNFSTSVIAGIVPFKNGKPINVGFERGNLSDWKGQGDAFKNPLFTRADSIHKLNTKIGFDGDYFVSSGGTKDSEKTGILTSIPFTVIHPFASFKVSGGAMEETRVELVSKDDDKVIFKTTGQGRTNMQPVVVDLTEYLDREIFIRIIDNETGLSPIPYIGPDELAHISFDDFLFYPVRPQFDNELKQEDIIVMPPLDPIINAGLSGKEAAKAMTLPAGFEITLAAAEPDVVRPISFTIDARGRLWVVEGHTYPVPAEEGKGRDRILIFEDTNGDGTLDKRKVFMEGLNMASGIEVGMGGVWLGAAPYLMFIPTDFENDEPKGEPEILLDGWGLDDTHEVLNNLRWGPDGWLYGVHGVFTHSKVGKPGTPEDERTKVNAAVWRYHPTRHEFEVFSHGTSNPWGIDFNDYGHPFITVCVIPHMYHVIQGARYERQGGEHFNPYTYDDIKTIADHRHYLGDRGPHAGNFRSAAAGGGHAHAGAMIYLGGDTWPKEYRNTIFMNNINGAIMNNDQLTREGSGYVASHRKDFIIMNDSWSQWLNFKYDASGSVYVIDWYDQNQCHSPNPDVHDKTLGRIFKISHNNDKWVQEDLYKASDMELVNYQLHGNDWYVRQARTILQERGGNPEIHTALKKIIDENPDITKRLRALWTLHVTNGLDENYVNELLGDQDEYMRSWTVQLAMEDKKVLDETLQVFVDMAKQDESPLVRLYLASAMQRMEESKRWEILGALLQREEDVDDHNLPLMLWYAAEPMTELDAERMLDLAEKSKFSTILEYTLRKIASDKSVTSKSILTKFKNKNSEKAIAHSSMIDSLLTE, from the coding sequence ATGAAAAAACATAAAATGGCAAGGCTGTACATAAAAGTGGTTCTGGCTTTTGTGTTCGTAGCTTCCTGCAAGCAGAATGAAGGAAAAGAGAAAATCGTCCAAAGTGTAGAAAGGGATTCTACGGTAATCAATAGGGAATATACATTGGAGGCAAGCATGTTGGGATATTTTGCACCTGATGGTACACGAAATCCAATTCTAAAGGCCAATAAAGGGGACCGCGTTCGTATTACGATTATCAACATGGAGAATATGACGCATGACATATCCATGGAAAACTTGGGAATAACAAGTAAAACCTTGAACGAAGTTGGAGAGAGTGCCAGTATTACATTTTGGGCAGATTCTGACGACACGTATTTCTGCACCGTTCCGGGTCACCGTGCTGCAGGAATGGTTGGCGAATTCAAGATAGTGGATGGTAATTTTAGCACATCGGTGATTGCCGGCATAGTTCCTTTTAAAAATGGAAAACCGATAAATGTTGGCTTTGAAAGAGGAAATTTGAGTGATTGGAAAGGCCAGGGCGATGCCTTTAAAAATCCGTTATTTACCAGAGCGGATTCCATTCATAAGCTAAACACCAAGATTGGGTTTGACGGCGATTACTTTGTAAGTAGCGGAGGCACCAAAGATTCTGAAAAAACAGGGATATTGACTTCGATACCTTTTACGGTCATACATCCCTTCGCCTCCTTTAAGGTTTCCGGTGGAGCTATGGAGGAAACAAGGGTAGAATTGGTTTCCAAGGATGATGATAAAGTAATCTTTAAAACAACCGGACAGGGAAGGACCAATATGCAACCAGTAGTGGTTGATTTGACCGAATATCTGGATAGGGAAATATTTATTCGGATTATAGATAATGAGACTGGACTTTCTCCGATACCCTACATCGGACCGGATGAATTGGCCCATATTAGTTTTGACGATTTTTTGTTTTATCCGGTGAGACCCCAATTTGATAATGAATTGAAACAGGAGGATATTATTGTAATGCCGCCATTAGACCCAATAATCAACGCTGGTCTTTCGGGTAAGGAGGCGGCAAAGGCCATGACCTTGCCCGCCGGGTTTGAAATTACTCTTGCTGCCGCCGAACCGGATGTGGTACGTCCCATAAGCTTTACCATAGATGCTCGCGGACGACTTTGGGTAGTTGAAGGTCATACATATCCTGTTCCGGCAGAGGAAGGCAAGGGCAGGGACCGTATCCTTATTTTTGAGGATACCAATGGCGATGGTACTTTGGATAAAAGAAAGGTGTTTATGGAAGGCCTCAATATGGCCAGTGGTATTGAAGTGGGTATGGGTGGTGTTTGGTTGGGAGCCGCACCATATCTAATGTTTATCCCTACCGATTTTGAAAATGATGAACCTAAAGGAGAACCGGAAATATTGCTAGATGGTTGGGGTTTGGATGATACACATGAGGTGTTGAACAATCTCCGTTGGGGACCGGATGGTTGGCTTTACGGGGTTCATGGGGTTTTTACACATTCTAAGGTGGGAAAACCGGGGACACCGGAGGACGAAAGAACAAAAGTGAATGCTGCCGTATGGAGATATCACCCAACAAGGCATGAATTTGAGGTGTTTTCCCATGGCACAAGCAATCCTTGGGGAATTGATTTTAATGATTACGGTCACCCCTTTATTACGGTATGTGTTATTCCTCATATGTACCACGTTATTCAAGGTGCAAGGTACGAGCGCCAAGGGGGCGAGCATTTTAACCCATATACCTATGATGATATAAAAACTATTGCCGATCATAGGCATTATTTAGGTGATAGGGGGCCTCATGCCGGTAACTTTAGGTCGGCCGCTGCCGGTGGCGGACATGCCCATGCAGGAGCTATGATTTATTTAGGGGGAGATACTTGGCCCAAAGAATATCGCAATACCATATTCATGAACAATATTAACGGAGCCATTATGAACAACGACCAGCTTACAAGGGAAGGTTCGGGTTACGTGGCATCGCATAGAAAGGATTTTATAATCATGAACGACTCTTGGTCGCAGTGGCTGAATTTTAAATATGATGCCAGTGGATCCGTATATGTAATCGATTGGTACGACCAGAATCAATGTCATAGCCCAAATCCTGATGTTCATGACAAAACTTTGGGACGTATCTTTAAAATTTCCCACAATAACGATAAATGGGTTCAAGAAGATTTATACAAGGCTTCGGATATGGAATTGGTAAATTATCAGTTACATGGTAATGATTGGTACGTTCGCCAAGCAAGGACTATTTTGCAGGAGCGTGGAGGCAATCCGGAAATCCATACGGCACTAAAGAAAATTATAGATGAAAACCCTGATATTACCAAAAGGTTGAGGGCACTTTGGACACTTCATGTAACCAATGGTTTGGATGAAAATTACGTAAATGAGCTTTTAGGTGATCAGGATGAATATATGAGAAGCTGGACGGTACAACTTGCCATGGAGGACAAAAAAGTTTTGGATGAAACCTTACAAGTTTTTGTCGATATGGCAAAACAAGATGAATCCCCCTTAGTGAGATTGTACCTTGCATCGGCAATGCAACGTATGGAAGAATCCAAGCGCTGGGAGATTTTAGGAGCATTGCTACAGCGTGAAGAGGATGTAGACGATCACAATCTTCCCTTAATGCTTTGGTATGCCGCGGAACCCATGACAGAGTTAGATGCGGAAAGGATGCTTGATTTGGCGGAAAAATCCAAATTCAGTACGATACTGGAATATACCCTTAGAAAGATTGCCTCCGATAAGAGTGTTACCTCAAAAAGTATATTGACAAAATTTAAAAATAAAAATTCGGAAAAAGCCATAGCGCATAGTAGTATGATCGATTCCCTATTGACCGAATAA
- a CDS encoding 3-keto-disaccharide hydrolase, whose protein sequence is MKKYIAIFLFFLLASCQDSPSNYTTTLFNGENFHGWEGDTLNIWRIENEEIVGGSLTETVDHNYFLVTKDTFDDFILKLKIKLLGEEGFVNSGIQFRSKRMSDPDYEMIGYQADFGEGYWISLYDESRRNRTLVAPDSAQVLEWIKINDWNDYEIRAENRRIRLYINGHQSIDYTEADETIPQTGLIGIQIHGGGKAQVHVKEITIQELNNTQPN, encoded by the coding sequence GTGAAAAAGTATATTGCGATATTTCTTTTTTTTCTTTTGGCATCTTGTCAAGATTCACCTTCTAATTATACTACAACACTTTTCAATGGTGAAAATTTCCATGGTTGGGAAGGTGATACGCTAAATATTTGGCGCATTGAAAATGAAGAAATCGTTGGGGGTTCCTTAACTGAAACAGTGGATCATAATTATTTTTTGGTCACAAAGGATACTTTTGATGATTTCATTTTGAAGCTTAAGATAAAACTTCTTGGGGAGGAAGGTTTTGTGAACTCAGGAATCCAATTTCGGAGCAAAAGGATGTCTGATCCGGATTATGAAATGATTGGATATCAGGCCGACTTTGGAGAGGGGTATTGGATAAGTCTTTACGATGAGTCCCGAAGAAACAGGACTTTGGTGGCACCAGATTCTGCACAGGTGTTAGAATGGATCAAAATTAACGATTGGAACGATTATGAGATTAGGGCAGAGAATAGAAGAATACGACTTTATATTAATGGACATCAGTCCATAGATTATACAGAAGCAGATGAAACCATACCGCAAACCGGTTTGATTGGAATTCAAATTCATGGAGGTGGAAAAGCTCAAGTACACGTTAAGGAGATTACCATTCAAGAATTAAATAACACCCAACCTAACTAA